The following coding sequences lie in one Vigna angularis mitochondrial DNA, complete sequence genomic window:
- the ccmB gene encoding cytochrome c biogenesis B, translating into MRRLFLELYNKKIFPSTPITSFSPFLSYIVVTPLILGFEKDFSCHSHLGPIRIPSLFSFPPAPFPRNEKEDGTLELYYLSAYCLPKILLLQLVGHRVIQISCVFCGFPMLQLPYQFGRSGMDRLNIPSGSLVFTLLCGIHSRLALGITSGSGGNSSQNPTTSPTSLPPTVSRTSIETEWFHVISSIGYSSPFVSLFPIAVSMSLQD; encoded by the coding sequence ATGAGACGACTCTTTCTTGAACTATATAATAAAAAGATCTTCCCCTCCACACCAATCACGAGTTTTTCTCCATTCCTCTCGTATATCGTCGTAACGCCCTTAATACTAGGTTTTGAAAAAGACTTTTCATGTCATTCCCATTTAGGTCCGATTCGGATCCCTTCGTTGTTTTCTTTCCCTCCCGCGCCTTTTCCTCGAAATGAGAAAGAAGATGGTACACTCGAATTGTATTATTTAAGTGCTTATTGCTTGCCAAAGATCCTACTTCTACAATTGGTAGGTCACCGGGTTATTCAAATCAGTTGTGTTTTCTGTGGTTTTCCCATGTTACAACTTCCGTACCAATTCGGTCGATCCGGAATGGATCGGTTAAACATTCCATCAGGGAGCCTGGTCTTTACTCTTCTGTGTGGTATTCATTCTCGTTTGGCTCTTGGAATCACATCCGGCAGTGGTGGGAACAGCTCGCAAAATCCAACCACTTCACCTACTTCATTGCCCCCAACCGTTTCTCGTACCTCTATTGAAACAGAATGGTTTCATGTTATTTCATCGATTGGTTATTCCTCTCCGTTCGTCTCTCTTTTTCCAATTGCGGTCTCAATGAGTTTACAAGATTGA
- the nad6 gene encoding NADH dehydrogenase subunit 6, producing the protein MILSVLSSPALVSGLMVARAKNPVHSVLFPIPVFRDTSGLLLLLGLDFSAMIFPVVHIGAIAVSFLFVVMMFHIQIAEIHEEVLRYLPVSGIIGLILWWEMFFILDNETIPLLPTQINTNSLIYTVYAGKVRSWTNLETLGNLLYTYYFVWFLVPSLILLVAMIGAIVLTMHRTTQVKRQDVFRRNAIDFRRTIMRRTTDPLTID; encoded by the coding sequence ATGATACTTTCTGTTTTGTCGAGCCCTGCTTTGGTCTCTGGTTTGATGGTTGCACGTGCTAAAAATCCGGTACATTCCGTTTTGTTTCCCATCCCAGTCTTTCGCGACACTTCAGGTTTACTTCTTTTGTTAGGTCTCGACTTCTCCGCTATGATCTTCCCAGTAGTTCATATAGGAGCTATAGCCGTATCATTCCTATTCGTTGTTATGATGTTCCATATTCAAATAGCGGAGATTCACGAAGAAGTATTGCGCTATTTACCAGTGAGTGGTATTATTGGACTGATCCTTTGGTGGGAAATGTTCTTCATTTTAGATAATGAAACCATTCCATTACTACCAACCCAAATAAATACGAACTCTCTTATATATACGGTTTATGCCGGAAAGGTACGAAGTTGGACTAATTTGGAAACATTGGGCAATTTACTTTATACCTACTATTTCGTCTGGTTTTTGGTTCCTAGTCTAATTTTATTAGTTGCCATGATAGGGGCTATAGTACTTACTATGCATAGGACTACTCAGGTAAAAAGACAGGATGTTTTCCGACGAAATGCTATTGATTTTAGGAGGACTATAATGAGGAGGACGACAGACCCACTCACGATCGACTAA